A window from Plectropomus leopardus isolate mb chromosome 3, YSFRI_Pleo_2.0, whole genome shotgun sequence encodes these proteins:
- the ankrd29 gene encoding ankyrin repeat domain-containing protein 29 isoform X1: MSFKKETPLANAVFWAARKGNLALLQLLLNSGRVDADCRDSYGTTALMVASYSGHYDCVKELIMQGADINYQRETGSTALFFASQQGYNDIVKLLFEFGASTEFQTKDGGTALTVASQYGHSKVVDTLLKNGANVHDQLNDGATSLFLAAQEGHVTVIRQLLSSGAKVNQAREDGTAALWMAAQMGHSEVVRVLLLRGADRDADRQDGSTALFKAAFKGHNSVIEELLKFSPSVGLLKNGSTALHAAVMGGNLRSVLLLLEANADPTLPNKNNELPADLTKNDRILKLLHPKILNGHS; this comes from the exons ATGTCTTTTAAG AAGGAAACACCCCTGGCTAATGCTGTGTTTTGGGCAGCGAGGAAGGGAAACTTGGCTCTacttcagctgctgctcaacAGCGGGCGCGTGGACGCAGACTGCAGAGACAGT tATGGAACGACGGCGCTGATGGTGGCGTCTTACAGCGGCCATTATGACTGCGTCAAAGAACTTATCATGCAAGGAGCTGACATCAACTACCAGAGGGAG aCAGGATCTACTGCCCTGTTCTTCGCCTCCCAGCAGGGATACAACGACATTGTGAAGCTCCTCTTTGAATTCGGTGCCTCCACTGAGTTCCAGACGAAG gacGGTGGCACAGCTCTCACCGTCGCCTCCCAGTACGGTCACTCCAAGGTGGTGGACACTCTGTTGAAGAATGGGGCCAACGTTCACGACCAGCTGAAT GATGGTGCCACCTCTTTGTTTCTCGCTGCCCAGGAGGGTCATGTGACTGTAATTCGTCAGCTTTTGTCTTCCGGCGCCAAGGTTAACCAAGCCAGGGAG GATGGCACCGCCGCCCTGTGGATGGCAGCTCAGATGGGTCACAGTGAGGTGGTGAGGGTGCTGCTGTTACGTGGTGCAGATCGAGATGCTGACAGACAA GATGGATCAACAGCTTTGTTCAAAGCAGCTTTTAAGGGACACAACAGCGTAATCGAGGAACTTCTCAAGTTTTCTCCTTCAGTTGGACTTCTCAAG AATGGCTCCACTGCCCTACATGCTGCCGTTATGGGGGGAAATCTTCGAAGTGTTCTGTTGCTGCTTGAGGCCAACGCAGACCCCACACTCCCCAACAAG AATAATGAGCTCCCTGCAGATCTTACAAAGAACGATCGCATACTAAAGCTGTTACatccaaaaattttaaatggaCACAGCTGA
- the ankrd29 gene encoding ankyrin repeat domain-containing protein 29 isoform X2 gives MVASYSGHYDCVKELIMQGADINYQRETGSTALFFASQQGYNDIVKLLFEFGASTEFQTKDGGTALTVASQYGHSKVVDTLLKNGANVHDQLNDGATSLFLAAQEGHVTVIRQLLSSGAKVNQAREDGTAALWMAAQMGHSEVVRVLLLRGADRDADRQDGSTALFKAAFKGHNSVIEELLKFSPSVGLLKNGSTALHAAVMGGNLRSVLLLLEANADPTLPNKNNELPADLTKNDRILKLLHPKILNGHS, from the exons ATGGTGGCGTCTTACAGCGGCCATTATGACTGCGTCAAAGAACTTATCATGCAAGGAGCTGACATCAACTACCAGAGGGAG aCAGGATCTACTGCCCTGTTCTTCGCCTCCCAGCAGGGATACAACGACATTGTGAAGCTCCTCTTTGAATTCGGTGCCTCCACTGAGTTCCAGACGAAG gacGGTGGCACAGCTCTCACCGTCGCCTCCCAGTACGGTCACTCCAAGGTGGTGGACACTCTGTTGAAGAATGGGGCCAACGTTCACGACCAGCTGAAT GATGGTGCCACCTCTTTGTTTCTCGCTGCCCAGGAGGGTCATGTGACTGTAATTCGTCAGCTTTTGTCTTCCGGCGCCAAGGTTAACCAAGCCAGGGAG GATGGCACCGCCGCCCTGTGGATGGCAGCTCAGATGGGTCACAGTGAGGTGGTGAGGGTGCTGCTGTTACGTGGTGCAGATCGAGATGCTGACAGACAA GATGGATCAACAGCTTTGTTCAAAGCAGCTTTTAAGGGACACAACAGCGTAATCGAGGAACTTCTCAAGTTTTCTCCTTCAGTTGGACTTCTCAAG AATGGCTCCACTGCCCTACATGCTGCCGTTATGGGGGGAAATCTTCGAAGTGTTCTGTTGCTGCTTGAGGCCAACGCAGACCCCACACTCCCCAACAAG AATAATGAGCTCCCTGCAGATCTTACAAAGAACGATCGCATACTAAAGCTGTTACatccaaaaattttaaatggaCACAGCTGA
- the cts12 gene encoding procathepsin L — protein MGTKQTHIYAVQQVGVLLRAALLSVLLCVPQLVSSDSDEAVLTEWEIWKSSNGIAYEEMDDMHRRAIWEDNKQIIENNNHGFFMGMRPFSMAMNKYGDLTRQEYQVLQGAVINSQFVKRGKTISARRLRNNAKYLDSWFVDYRNMGYVTEVKDQGYCGSCWAFSTTGAIEGQIYKKTGQLVSLSEQNLVDCSKSYGTYGCNGAWMANAYDYVVNNGLQSTSSYPYTSVDTQPCYYDSRLAVAHIKDYRFIPKGDEQALADAVATIGPITVAVDADHSSFLFYSSGIYDEPNCNPNNLSHAVLLVGYGSEGGQDYWIIKNSWGSGWGEGGYMRMIRDGRNTCGIASYALYPIL, from the exons ATGGGAACAAAACAGACGCACATCTATGCAG TCCAGCAGGTCGGCGTCCTGCTGCgagcagctctgctctctgtccTGCTGTGTGTCCCTCAGCTTGTGTCCTCAGACTCAGATGAGGCCGTCCTGACTGAGTGGGAGATCTGGAAGAGCAGCAATGGCATCGCCTACGAAGAAATG GACGACATGCACAGGAGGGCCATCTGGGaggacaacaaacaaataattgaAAACAATAATCATGGATTCTTCATGGGGATGAGGCCGTTCTCTATGGCCATGAATAAATATGGAGACTTG ACGAGACAAGAGTACCAGGTTTTGCAAGGTGCTGTGATAAACTCCCAGTTCGTGAAGAGAGGGAAGACCATCTCGGCCCGAAGGCTGCGCAACAATGCAAAGTATTTAGATTCTTGGTTTGTCGACTACAGGAACATGGGTTATGTCACCGAGGTCAAAGACCAG GGTTACTGTGGGTCGTGTTGGGCCTTCAGCACGACTGGAGCCATTGAGGGACAAATATATAAGAAGACAGGTCAGCTTGTATCTTTGAGCGAACAAAACCTGGTGGACTGCTCCAAATCTTACGGTACCTATGGCTGCAATGGTGCCTGGATGGCCAATGCCTACGACTACGTGGTCAACAACGGGCTGCAGTCGACCAGCAGCTACCCATACACCTCAGTG GACACTCAGCCCTGTTACTACGACAGCAGGCTCGCAGTTGCTCATATCAAAGACTACAGGTTCATACCCAAAGGAGATGAGCAGGCTCTGGCTGATGCCGTGGCAACGATTGGTCCAATCACAGTAGCCGTTGATGCAGATCATTCAAGTTTTCTGTTCTACAGCtcag GAATATACGATGAGCCAAACTGTAACCCAAACAATCTGAGTCACGCCGTGCTGCTGGTTGGCTACGGCTCTGAAGGAGGCCAAGATTACTGGATCATCAAAAACAG ttgggGAAGTGGTTGGGGTGAAGGCGGCTACATGCGAATGATCCGAGATGGCAGAAACACCTGTGGCATCGCGAGCTATGCTTTGTACCCGATTCTATGA